One Ignavibacterium sp. DNA segment encodes these proteins:
- the meaB gene encoding methylmalonyl Co-A mutase-associated GTPase MeaB, translated as MINKNLIENLYKTDRRSVARVISIIESDNLLTSEYLKEIYSKTGNAYRIGITGPPGAGKSTITNQLTKCFLNDNKKIGIIAVDPTSPFTGGALLGDRIRMTDIGMNDNVFIRSMATRGSLGGLSKKAVDAADVLDAAGFDIIILETVGVGQSELDIASAADTTIVVLVPESGDSVQAMKAGLMEIADFFVLNKSERPGAHQAYTALQTILLIKDRDENSWKPDIIKTIASENKGIDEIVKEIERHKFYMKDKDLFFAKRENQAKIRIKEIVEHKLKDELWSETGEKSLNAFLQKVIPGSFSPYHIAEKIIQEFKDRI; from the coding sequence ATGATCAACAAGAATCTAATTGAAAATCTTTATAAAACTGACCGCAGGTCTGTAGCTCGTGTTATCTCAATCATTGAATCTGATAACTTGCTTACTTCCGAATACCTGAAAGAAATATACAGCAAAACCGGAAACGCATATCGGATTGGTATTACAGGACCACCCGGTGCAGGTAAAAGTACAATTACAAATCAGCTTACAAAATGTTTTTTGAATGACAATAAAAAAATCGGGATAATTGCTGTTGATCCGACATCTCCTTTTACCGGCGGTGCTTTATTGGGTGATAGAATTAGAATGACAGATATTGGTATGAATGATAATGTGTTTATCAGAAGTATGGCAACAAGAGGCAGTTTGGGTGGTTTATCTAAAAAGGCGGTTGATGCAGCTGATGTTCTGGACGCCGCAGGATTTGATATTATTATTTTAGAAACTGTTGGCGTAGGGCAGTCTGAACTTGATATTGCGAGTGCTGCAGATACTACAATTGTTGTTCTGGTTCCAGAAAGCGGTGATTCTGTTCAGGCAATGAAAGCAGGATTGATGGAAATAGCTGATTTTTTTGTTCTTAATAAAAGTGAAAGACCCGGCGCACATCAGGCATATACTGCTTTGCAGACAATATTGTTGATAAAAGACCGTGATGAAAATTCGTGGAAGCCGGATATCATTAAAACAATTGCTTCTGAAAATAAAGGCATAGATGAAATAGTAAAAGAAATTGAACGGCATAAATTTTATATGAAAGATAAAGATCTTTTTTTTGCTAAAAGAGAAAATCAGGCAAAGATTAGAATTAAAGAAATTGTTGAACACAAACTTAAAGATGAACTTTGGAGTGAGACAGGAGAAAAATCATTGAACGCTTTTTTACAAAAAGTAATTCCAGGCAGCTTTTCACCTTATCATATTGCAGAAAAAATAATACAGGAATTTAAAGACAGAATTTAA
- a CDS encoding acyl-CoA dehydrogenase, whose protein sequence is MEQIPFIPELTENQIIIRDTIKDFAENNIRPVIMKYDESQEFPMEIMKQLGELGFLGILVPEEFGGAGLGYVEYALIIEEISKVDPSIGLSVAAHNGLCTNHINLFGNPEQKKKYLPDLASGKKIGAWGLTEAVSGSDAAGLKSTAVKDGNYWILNGTKQFTTHGSVAETYVVMAITNKENGKKGISAFILEKGMQGLIIGRKENKLGMRASDTTQLAFENCKVPAENLLGEEGMGFINSMMVLEGGRISIAANSMGLAQGALEAAVKYSKERKQFGKHLADFQAIQFKLADMQTNIDAARLLTYRAAWMKDNGIPNTKEAATAKLFASEIAEKAANEAVQILGGYGFIKEYPVEKFYRDVKLLTIGEGTSEIQRIVIARDLLKD, encoded by the coding sequence GTGGAACAGATACCTTTTATACCGGAGTTAACAGAGAATCAGATTATTATCAGAGATACTATAAAAGATTTTGCTGAAAATAATATTCGACCTGTTATTATGAAATACGATGAATCTCAGGAATTTCCGATGGAAATTATGAAACAACTTGGAGAATTAGGATTCCTTGGCATACTTGTACCTGAAGAGTTTGGAGGAGCAGGTTTAGGTTATGTTGAATATGCTTTAATTATTGAAGAAATTTCTAAAGTAGATCCATCAATCGGACTTTCTGTTGCTGCACATAATGGATTGTGCACAAATCATATCAATCTTTTTGGTAATCCAGAACAAAAGAAAAAATATTTACCTGATTTAGCAAGCGGCAAAAAAATCGGTGCCTGGGGTTTAACCGAAGCTGTTTCGGGCAGTGATGCAGCAGGATTAAAAAGCACGGCTGTTAAAGATGGAAACTATTGGATTCTAAATGGAACTAAACAATTTACCACTCATGGCAGTGTTGCTGAAACTTATGTTGTTATGGCAATTACAAATAAAGAAAATGGGAAAAAAGGAATCTCTGCTTTCATACTTGAAAAAGGAATGCAGGGATTAATTATTGGCAGGAAAGAAAATAAACTTGGAATGCGTGCAAGTGATACTACACAATTAGCTTTTGAAAATTGTAAAGTTCCTGCAGAAAATTTGTTAGGTGAAGAAGGAATGGGATTTATAAATTCAATGATGGTATTGGAAGGCGGTAGAATTTCGATTGCTGCAAATAGTATGGGATTGGCTCAGGGTGCATTAGAAGCTGCTGTAAAATACTCAAAAGAGCGCAAACAGTTTGGAAAACATCTGGCAGATTTTCAAGCAATACAATTTAAACTTGCAGATATGCAGACAAATATAGATGCAGCAAGACTGCTGACATATCGTGCGGCATGGATGAAAGACAATGGAATTCCAAATACAAAAGAAGCTGCTACAGCAAAATTATTTGCAAGCGAAATTGCAGAAAAAGCAGCAAACGAAGCTGTTCAGATTTTAGGCGGTTATGGTTTTATAAAAGAATATCCAGTTGAAAAATTTTACAGAGACGTTAAACTTCTTACGATTGGAGAAGGAACATCCGAAATACAACGCATAGTTATTGCAAGAGATTTATTGAAGGATTAA
- a CDS encoding carboxyl transferase domain-containing protein has product MRQIGNKLSEDSSFLKREDFQKELLRKLNAVKDKVKEGGGKKAIEKHKAKGKLTARVRIEKLIDNPKDFFELSTLAAYGMYDEFGDAPSSGTIYGIGKIHNRLCVIVANDATVKAGAWFPITVKKNLRAQEIAMENCLPIIYLVDSAGVFLPMQDEIFPDKEHFGRVFRNNAKMSSMGIPQIAAIMGPCVAGGAYLPIMSDEALIVEGEGSVFLAGSHLVRAAIGEVIDNEKLGGASVQSNISGVTDYIMKNDDECIQQIRNLIEKFAKRNSAGFDRVKNKLPKYPTKEILGILPEDTIKPYDSYELLSRIVDNSEIDEYKAGYGKTIITAYARIDGWAVGIVANQRSVVKTEQGEMQVGGVIYSDSADKAARFIMNCNQKKIPLIFLQDVTGFMVGSKAEHGGIIKDGAKMVNAVANSVVPKITIIVGNSYGAGNYAMCGKAYDPRFIFAYPNARISVMGGSQAGSVLLDIKIKQEEKSGKKLSDAEKKKLLNDIIKSYDEKSYPSYAAARLWIDEIIDPSQTREWISMCLETADNNPDIPRFNPGVIQV; this is encoded by the coding sequence ATGAGGCAAATCGGAAATAAATTATCTGAAGATAGCTCTTTTCTTAAACGCGAAGATTTTCAAAAAGAATTGTTACGAAAACTAAACGCTGTAAAAGATAAGGTAAAAGAAGGCGGTGGTAAAAAAGCAATTGAGAAACATAAAGCAAAAGGTAAATTAACTGCGCGTGTAAGAATTGAAAAACTCATTGATAATCCAAAGGATTTTTTTGAATTAAGTACTCTTGCTGCCTATGGAATGTATGATGAGTTTGGAGATGCACCATCTTCCGGAACAATTTATGGAATTGGAAAAATCCATAATAGACTTTGTGTAATTGTTGCAAATGATGCAACTGTGAAAGCCGGTGCCTGGTTTCCAATTACTGTAAAGAAAAATCTTCGTGCGCAGGAAATTGCAATGGAAAATTGTTTGCCGATTATCTATCTGGTTGATAGTGCCGGTGTTTTTCTACCAATGCAGGATGAAATTTTTCCTGATAAAGAACACTTTGGAAGAGTATTTCGTAATAATGCAAAAATGTCTTCAATGGGGATTCCACAAATAGCTGCTATAATGGGACCTTGTGTTGCCGGTGGAGCTTATCTGCCAATTATGAGTGATGAGGCATTGATAGTTGAAGGTGAGGGTTCAGTTTTTCTTGCCGGCTCTCATCTTGTTCGTGCTGCTATTGGAGAAGTAATTGATAATGAAAAACTTGGAGGCGCATCAGTTCAGTCAAACATTTCAGGTGTTACCGATTATATAATGAAAAATGATGATGAGTGTATTCAACAAATCAGAAACTTGATCGAAAAGTTTGCGAAAAGAAATTCTGCTGGTTTTGATAGAGTTAAAAATAAACTTCCTAAATATCCGACAAAAGAAATTTTAGGTATTTTACCCGAAGATACAATCAAACCTTATGATTCTTATGAATTACTTTCACGCATTGTTGATAACTCCGAAATTGATGAATACAAAGCTGGTTACGGAAAAACAATTATTACTGCTTATGCAAGAATTGATGGCTGGGCTGTTGGAATAGTTGCTAATCAAAGGAGCGTTGTTAAAACAGAACAAGGAGAAATGCAGGTTGGCGGAGTTATCTATTCTGACTCAGCAGATAAAGCTGCAAGATTTATTATGAATTGTAATCAGAAAAAAATCCCTTTGATTTTTTTACAGGATGTTACAGGTTTTATGGTCGGCAGTAAAGCCGAGCATGGCGGTATAATTAAAGATGGAGCAAAAATGGTTAATGCTGTTGCAAATTCAGTTGTACCTAAAATTACTATTATTGTTGGAAACAGTTATGGTGCCGGTAATTATGCAATGTGCGGAAAAGCTTATGACCCCCGATTTATTTTTGCATATCCAAATGCAAGAATCTCTGTAATGGGCGGCAGTCAGGCTGGCAGTGTTTTACTGGATATAAAAATTAAACAAGAAGAAAAAAGCGGTAAAAAATTAAGCGATGCTGAAAAGAAAAAACTCCTTAACGATATAATCAAATCTTATGATGAAAAAAGCTATCCATCATACGCTGCAGCAAGATTATGGATTGATGAAATTATTGATCCTTCACAAACCCGTGAATGGATTTCTATGTGTCTGGAAACTGCTGATAATAATCCTGATATACCAAGATTTAATCCCGGAGTAATTCAGGTTTAA
- a CDS encoding response regulator transcription factor, with product MKVKIAIAEDNDFLAKSLIEKLALFPNKYSMVFRAKNGLEIVDYLNVSDLPDVILMDIEMPVMSGIVATAKINEKFPEIKIVMLTVFDDEDKILKAIKSGASGYLLKDESVEKIVESIDMVLNGGAPMSAAIASKTLKLLKQSSDIISEDPQEDFNLSKREVEVLEFLKKGFDYIQIAEKLFISPFTVRKHIENIYKKLQVNNKMQAVQKASSSRII from the coding sequence ATGAAAGTTAAAATTGCTATAGCCGAGGATAATGATTTTCTAGCAAAATCTTTGATAGAAAAACTTGCTTTATTCCCCAATAAATATTCAATGGTGTTCCGAGCAAAAAATGGTTTGGAAATAGTTGATTATTTAAATGTATCAGATTTACCTGATGTTATACTTATGGATATTGAAATGCCGGTAATGAGTGGTATTGTTGCAACAGCTAAAATCAATGAAAAATTTCCTGAAATAAAAATTGTAATGCTTACTGTATTTGATGATGAAGACAAAATATTAAAGGCAATCAAATCAGGTGCAAGCGGATATTTGTTAAAAGATGAATCAGTTGAGAAAATAGTTGAAAGTATTGATATGGTTTTAAATGGCGGCGCTCCGATGTCTGCAGCAATTGCATCTAAAACGCTTAAATTATTAAAACAATCTTCAGATATAATTTCAGAAGATCCTCAAGAGGATTTTAACTTATCTAAAAGAGAAGTTGAAGTATTGGAGTTTTTAAAAAAGGGATTTGATTATATCCAGATAGCTGAGAAATTATTTATCTCACCTTTTACAGTTAGAAAACACATCGAAAACATCTACAAAAAACTGCAGGTAAATAATAAAATGCAGGCTGTCCAAAAAGCTTCATCCAGCAGGATTATATAG
- a CDS encoding histidine kinase, whose amino-acid sequence MKNYCCVRVIIAFLAFNCISFSQDVKRSIDSINSISYEVVVSNLGRSAKIFTENFIKARSISYPRGEGIALSNLALVYYLRGDYDKSTQYHIESFKIFLSQQMYDELSNAYGEYGYQLKRRDLNKAVAYMQEALNIANEHQIPESRLGKLFDNYGVLKEMESDADSALLYYTKALEIKKRNKDNIGIPYSLNKIAVLKAAQGKFKEANKYLAVSDEYRSKESGNFGRVENLSIHADFLKMQGRIDEAIDSYEKCQKMADSLDYNYMVLYCYQNLTELYKQKNNLYKALDTYQKYSAYKDSIFNIETNEKVAQLEIAYETEQKNLQIKESQYKLESRNQLLIFALVVVILLVLLLIGIYRYQQLKRIKIVKEVEFKSQLKNTELEKEIAEEKLNISRELHDNIGSQLTFIISSLDNLTYSHPQEDVYQRLSVLKSFSKDALYDLRNTIWAMKQEEGDSEKLTIKLNEMIQKLNSSLGSVKISFQNNFNGYLKLSSIQILNLFRIVQEAIQNALKYSGGSKIEIVFNNYENGLEIIIKDNGKGFDPKQNMEGNGLNNMKSRCEKAGAELNLLSNETGTTIICRLKFFQDQSKIITTSALLN is encoded by the coding sequence ATGAAAAATTATTGTTGTGTCAGAGTAATAATTGCATTTCTGGCTTTTAATTGTATTTCTTTTAGCCAGGATGTTAAACGCAGTATTGATTCAATAAATTCAATCAGTTACGAAGTTGTAGTTTCAAATCTTGGTAGATCAGCAAAAATATTTACAGAAAATTTTATAAAAGCTCGATCAATATCATATCCGCGCGGTGAAGGAATAGCTTTAAGTAATCTTGCTCTGGTTTATTATCTAAGAGGCGATTATGATAAATCAACTCAATATCATATTGAGTCTTTTAAAATATTCTTAAGTCAGCAAATGTATGATGAATTAAGTAATGCCTATGGTGAGTATGGTTATCAGTTAAAAAGGCGCGATTTAAATAAAGCCGTTGCATATATGCAGGAAGCTTTAAATATTGCCAATGAGCACCAAATTCCTGAAAGTAGATTGGGTAAACTGTTTGATAATTACGGTGTATTGAAAGAGATGGAATCAGATGCAGATAGTGCCTTACTTTATTACACAAAGGCACTTGAAATAAAAAAGAGAAACAAAGATAATATTGGAATACCTTATAGTCTGAATAAAATTGCTGTCTTAAAAGCCGCTCAGGGAAAATTTAAAGAAGCGAATAAATATTTGGCAGTATCCGATGAATATCGCAGTAAAGAATCAGGTAATTTTGGTCGGGTAGAAAACTTATCCATACATGCAGATTTTCTGAAAATGCAAGGCAGGATTGATGAAGCAATTGATAGCTATGAAAAGTGTCAGAAGATGGCTGATTCTTTAGATTATAATTATATGGTTTTGTATTGTTACCAAAATCTTACTGAGCTGTATAAACAAAAAAACAACCTATATAAAGCTTTAGATACATATCAAAAATACTCTGCCTATAAAGACAGTATTTTTAATATAGAGACAAATGAAAAAGTAGCACAGCTGGAGATTGCTTATGAAACAGAACAAAAAAATTTACAAATAAAAGAAAGTCAGTATAAACTTGAAAGCAGAAATCAGTTGCTGATATTTGCTCTTGTAGTAGTTATTCTTTTGGTGCTGCTGTTAATTGGAATATACAGATATCAGCAATTAAAGCGGATTAAGATTGTTAAAGAAGTTGAATTTAAAAGTCAGTTGAAGAATACAGAACTTGAAAAAGAAATAGCTGAAGAAAAATTAAACATTTCAAGGGAATTGCATGATAACATCGGCTCTCAGTTGACATTTATTATCAGCTCACTGGATAATCTGACATATTCTCACCCTCAGGAAGATGTTTATCAAAGACTAAGTGTTTTGAAAAGTTTTAGTAAAGATGCACTCTATGATTTAAGAAATACTATTTGGGCTATGAAACAGGAAGAAGGGGATAGTGAAAAATTGACAATAAAATTAAATGAGATGATTCAAAAATTGAATTCAAGTTTAGGTAGTGTCAAGATTTCTTTCCAGAATAATTTTAATGGATATCTTAAATTGTCATCTATCCAAATACTTAATTTGTTTAGAATAGTTCAGGAAGCAATTCAGAATGCACTAAAATACTCCGGCGGAAGTAAGATTGAAATAGTATTTAATAATTACGAAAATGGTTTGGAAATAATTATTAAGGATAATGGAAAAGGATTTGATCCTAAACAAAACATGGAAGGCAATGGACTTAATAATATGAAATCAAGATGCGAAAAGGCTGGTGCGGAATTAAATCTGTTAAGTAATGAAACAGGCACTACAATAATTTGCAGATTAAAATTCTTTCAGGATCAATCAAAAATAATTACTACATCTGCCTTATTGAACTAA
- a CDS encoding sigma-54 dependent transcriptional regulator → MKSVLIIDDELLICESINMILEYEGYDVEFTTSAIEGLEKFSSKDFAAVFLDIQMPELNGFEVLKKIKEQKQSASVIIISAHGSVENAIKATRLGAFDFLEKPIDRDKLLISVRNATESASLKEEYEEIKKVWVGDGEILGKSKAIRNILQMIDKVAPLDTRVLITGENGTGKELVARAIHNNSERKDKSFVEVNCAAIPNELIESELFGHEKGSFTGAVQQRIGRFELANKGTLFLDEVGDMSLQAQAKVLRAIEDGKIERVGGGKKIDVDVRLIAATNKNLKDEISKGTFREDLFHRLNVIPINVPPLRERLEDIPILVNHFANDISLKHKKPLTRFSDDAIQVLKNQSWTGNVRELRNIVERIIIIVDKREISQKDIDFMFASNQQSVDDLVDTSNSFQEFKEKAERVFILKQLIANNWNISKTAEILDIQRSHLYNKMKKYGIEKEE, encoded by the coding sequence ATGAAATCTGTACTAATTATAGATGATGAACTTCTGATTTGTGAAAGCATCAATATGATTCTTGAATATGAAGGATATGATGTTGAATTTACAACTAGTGCAATTGAAGGATTAGAAAAATTTTCATCGAAAGATTTTGCTGCTGTTTTTCTCGATATTCAAATGCCGGAGTTAAATGGATTTGAAGTACTAAAAAAAATAAAAGAACAAAAACAATCTGCTTCAGTAATAATTATTTCTGCTCATGGAAGTGTTGAAAACGCAATTAAAGCCACCCGATTAGGTGCGTTTGATTTTCTTGAGAAACCTATTGATAGAGATAAACTTTTAATAAGTGTCCGTAATGCAACTGAAAGCGCTTCTTTAAAAGAAGAATACGAAGAAATAAAAAAAGTATGGGTAGGTGATGGTGAGATTCTGGGAAAGAGCAAAGCTATCAGGAACATTCTGCAAATGATTGATAAAGTTGCACCGCTTGATACCCGTGTTTTGATTACTGGCGAAAACGGAACCGGGAAAGAACTTGTTGCAAGAGCTATTCATAATAATAGCGAAAGAAAAGATAAATCTTTTGTGGAGGTAAATTGTGCAGCTATCCCAAATGAATTAATCGAATCTGAATTATTCGGACACGAAAAAGGTTCTTTCACTGGCGCTGTTCAGCAACGAATTGGCAGATTTGAACTTGCAAATAAAGGTACATTATTTTTAGATGAAGTAGGCGATATGTCTTTGCAGGCACAGGCAAAAGTATTAAGGGCAATTGAAGATGGTAAGATTGAAAGAGTTGGCGGCGGCAAAAAAATTGATGTTGATGTTCGTTTAATTGCTGCTACAAATAAAAATCTAAAGGATGAAATTTCAAAAGGAACTTTCAGAGAAGATTTATTCCACAGATTAAATGTAATCCCAATAAATGTACCTCCTCTTCGCGAGAGATTAGAAGATATTCCAATTTTAGTTAATCACTTTGCAAATGATATTTCTTTAAAGCATAAAAAACCTTTAACCAGGTTTTCTGATGATGCAATACAGGTTCTGAAAAATCAATCCTGGACGGGTAATGTGCGTGAGTTAAGAAATATTGTTGAGCGGATAATAATTATCGTTGATAAAAGAGAAATCAGTCAAAAAGATATTGATTTTATGTTTGCAAGTAATCAACAATCAGTTGATGATCTTGTTGATACAAGCAATTCATTTCAGGAATTTAAAGAAAAAGCTGAGCGTGTTTTTATTCTTAAGCAGCTAATTGCAAATAATTGGAACATAAGCAAAACTGCAGAAATTCTTGATATTCAAAGAAGCCATCTTTATAATAAAATGAAAAAATATGGAATTGAGAAGGAGGAATAA
- a CDS encoding histidine triad nucleotide-binding protein translates to MPTIFSKIISKEIPADIVYESENVLAFKDIKPQAPVHILIIPKIEIPKVTEIKGSEHSALLGEMIDAANKIAKDLDIADDGFRLVFNCGNNGGQEVYHLHLHLLGGRKMNWPPG, encoded by the coding sequence ATGCCGACAATTTTCTCTAAAATTATCAGCAAAGAAATACCAGCTGATATTGTTTATGAATCTGAAAATGTTCTTGCATTTAAAGATATCAAACCTCAGGCACCGGTTCACATTCTTATTATCCCAAAAATTGAAATACCTAAAGTAACTGAGATTAAAGGAAGTGAGCATTCAGCCCTTCTTGGTGAAATGATAGATGCAGCTAATAAAATTGCAAAGGATTTAGATATAGCAGATGATGGATTCAGATTAGTTTTTAATTGCGGTAATAACGGCGGTCAGGAAGTTTATCATTTGCATTTGCATCTGCTTGGCGGCAGAAAAATGAACTGGCCTCCGGGATGA
- the dinB gene encoding DNA polymerase IV, which yields MRTIFHLDLDAFFVSVERILDPKLNGKPVIVGGDPKYGRGVVAACSYEARAFGLHSAMPIRTAYKLCPHGVYLHGHGDEYTRFSQVVKNILEQYAPLIEQASIDEFYLDMSGTQKMYGSMFGFATRLQKEIWDKIGLPISIGIGSNKTIAKIGSDCMKPKGITYIIPGMEREFLAPMPVETIPGVGKVMKQSLNNRGIFQIADITKLPSDYFGTAFGKYGIELWRKANGEGIEYLTIQRKRKSISRETTFNNDVTNEEELGSTLFYLTGKVAQSLRKRGWEASTIDIKLRYTDFQTLTRSKTIKPTDDDKIIFETAWDLMKKARTRRVGVRLIGVGVTNFSPLNEQEYLFEDYEIKRKQMLRAVTKVRDKFGYESLLFGRTQEDKKLKGMENYFQI from the coding sequence ATGAGAACAATTTTTCATCTTGATCTTGATGCATTTTTTGTTTCTGTAGAGAGAATTCTCGACCCAAAGCTTAATGGCAAACCTGTAATTGTCGGAGGCGATCCAAAATACGGAAGGGGAGTTGTTGCTGCTTGTTCTTATGAAGCACGGGCATTTGGATTACATTCTGCAATGCCAATCAGAACCGCATACAAACTTTGTCCACACGGTGTTTACTTACATGGACATGGTGATGAGTACACAAGATTTTCGCAAGTTGTAAAAAATATTTTAGAACAATATGCCCCTTTGATTGAACAGGCATCAATTGATGAGTTTTATCTTGATATGAGCGGAACACAAAAAATGTACGGCTCAATGTTTGGATTTGCTACAAGATTACAAAAAGAAATATGGGATAAAATTGGTTTGCCGATATCAATTGGAATTGGCAGCAACAAAACTATTGCAAAGATCGGTTCAGATTGTATGAAACCAAAAGGCATAACATATATAATTCCGGGAATGGAAAGAGAATTCTTAGCTCCAATGCCTGTTGAAACAATTCCAGGTGTTGGAAAAGTTATGAAACAAAGCTTAAATAATCGCGGAATATTTCAGATAGCTGATATAACAAAATTACCTTCAGATTATTTTGGAACTGCATTTGGTAAATACGGAATTGAGCTTTGGCGTAAAGCAAACGGTGAAGGAATAGAATATTTAACAATTCAAAGGAAAAGAAAAAGTATTTCGCGCGAAACTACTTTTAATAATGATGTAACAAATGAAGAAGAACTTGGAAGTACTTTATTCTATCTAACCGGAAAAGTTGCACAATCATTAAGAAAAAGAGGCTGGGAAGCATCAACAATCGATATAAAACTCCGCTATACAGATTTCCAAACTTTAACTCGCTCAAAAACAATAAAACCAACAGATGATGATAAAATTATTTTTGAGACTGCATGGGATTTAATGAAGAAAGCAAGAACCAGAAGAGTTGGTGTAAGGTTAATAGGTGTTGGTGTTACAAATTTTTCTCCTTTAAATGAACAGGAATATTTGTTTGAAGATTATGAAATAAAAAGAAAACAAATGTTAAGGGCAGTTACAAAGGTAAGAGATAAGTTTGGATATGAATCTTTATTGTTCGGAAGAACACAAGAAGATAAAAAATTAAAAGGGATGGAAAATTATTTTCAGATTTGA
- a CDS encoding DUF72 domain-containing protein: protein MNPKFNIGTAGWSYKDWVPNFYPKNQSAGFDWLQFYAHYFNCVEVNSTYYSYISHKVVDGWIRKVENTDDFVFHIKLHQDFTHKRKYDEQNIKDVRYNLERLKKSERLGGLLIQFPYSYSFDGNSIQYIQKLKNIFSDVSCFVEVRHQSWNNNRALDFFKENDLTFCTIDQPQIGKAIGFNPVVTNDKAYIRFHGRNVEAWKKSLSNFGKAQTYEEQSSRYNYLYSPGELVEIEQKIKSVLHKVKEVNVIMNNHPQGDAIANAFELIHLLEEKRKVNMPPTIVKAYQRLKEIQ, encoded by the coding sequence ATGAACCCGAAATTTAACATTGGCACTGCAGGCTGGTCATATAAAGATTGGGTGCCGAATTTTTATCCAAAAAATCAATCTGCCGGATTTGACTGGCTGCAGTTTTATGCACATTATTTTAATTGTGTTGAAGTTAATTCCACTTACTATAGTTATATAAGCCATAAAGTAGTTGATGGATGGATAAGAAAAGTTGAAAATACAGATGACTTTGTTTTTCATATTAAGCTTCATCAGGATTTTACACATAAGAGAAAGTATGATGAGCAAAATATAAAAGATGTTCGTTATAATCTGGAGCGGTTAAAAAAATCTGAGAGACTTGGAGGATTGTTAATTCAGTTTCCTTATTCATATTCTTTTGATGGAAATTCTATTCAGTATATACAAAAGCTTAAAAATATTTTTTCTGATGTTAGTTGTTTTGTTGAAGTTCGTCATCAAAGCTGGAATAATAATCGTGCACTGGATTTCTTTAAAGAAAATGACTTGACCTTTTGCACTATTGATCAACCGCAAATTGGAAAGGCAATTGGGTTTAATCCTGTAGTTACTAACGACAAAGCTTATATCAGATTTCACGGAAGAAATGTTGAAGCCTGGAAAAAATCTTTATCTAACTTCGGAAAAGCGCAAACTTATGAGGAGCAAAGTTCCCGGTACAATTATCTCTATTCACCTGGCGAACTTGTGGAAATTGAACAAAAGATAAAATCTGTACTGCATAAAGTGAAAGAAGTAAATGTGATAATGAATAATCATCCGCAAGGCGATGCGATAGCAAATGCTTTTGAGTTGATTCATTTACTTGAAGAAAAGAGAAAAGTTAATATGCCGCCGACAATTGTTAAGGCTTATCAGAGGCTGAAGGAGATTCAATGA
- the lexA gene encoding transcriptional repressor LexA, with product MKKELTEIQKNILDYLIDQIKGKGIPPTLADIANYFGYSNRATVQQHLHAIEKKGYIKKNPKLSRGIELTLDDKYFVPKPILGEVAAGNPLTIYPDAIDTVKLPTIAKMPQDSFLLRVKGDSLKDAYIFSGDIVIVNPNLEPKNGQIVVAILDDAAVVKRFYKKKNEIELISENPEYKPIVIDKKYTLFQVVGIVVGIYRSMEKKEV from the coding sequence ATGAAAAAAGAATTAACAGAGATCCAAAAGAATATTCTGGATTATTTAATTGATCAGATAAAAGGCAAGGGGATTCCGCCAACCCTTGCTGATATTGCAAATTATTTCGGCTACTCAAACAGAGCAACTGTTCAGCAGCATCTGCATGCAATCGAAAAAAAAGGATATATAAAGAAGAACCCAAAACTTTCCCGTGGAATAGAGTTAACTCTTGACGATAAGTATTTTGTTCCTAAACCAATACTTGGAGAAGTTGCCGCAGGTAATCCACTGACTATCTATCCAGATGCTATTGATACAGTTAAACTTCCTACAATAGCTAAAATGCCTCAGGATTCATTTTTACTTCGTGTAAAAGGTGACAGCTTAAAAGATGCTTATATTTTCAGCGGCGATATAGTAATTGTTAATCCAAATCTTGAACCGAAGAACGGACAAATAGTTGTTGCAATACTTGATGATGCTGCTGTAGTAAAAAGATTTTATAAGAAGAAAAATGAGATAGAACTGATTTCTGAGAATCCTGAATACAAACCAATTGTTATTGATAAAAAATATACATTATTTCAAGTTGTTGGAATAGTTGTAGGCATATACAGAAGTATGGAAAAAAAAGAAGTATAA